A segment of the Fusobacterium ulcerans genome:
ATATTAATGAAAATGAAAAGCTAATAAGAAATCTTGAAAATGAAATAAAAGAAAAATTTGGAGATAGAATAAATCTTACTCTTTCTCTTCCGATATGTTTAGAGATAATGAATAAAGGAATTTCTAAAGGAAGTGCAATAACAGATATACTTCTTCCAAAATTTGGAATAGAAACTGAAGAAGTTATATCATTTGGTGATGGATTAAATGATTATGAGATGCTTGATGTAGTGGGTGAAGGGCTTCTTATGGGAAATTGTAATCCAAGATTGAAAGAACTTCTTCCTAATAATAAGGTAATTGGAAGAAATGATGAAAATGGAGTGGCCGAATATTTAAAGAAAGTTTTTCTATAGTAATTAACAAAAGGGTAAACAACAGTAATATAATTTAAAAAGTGAGGGAGAATATGAAGAAAGCATTAAAAGCGGCATTCAAAGCAACAATGCCGGTTTTTTTCGGGTACATTTTTGTAGGAATGGCCTTTGGATTACTATGTCAAAGAAATGGATATAATTTTATCTGGGCGTTATTTATAGGGATTGGGGTATATTCTGGGTCTATGCAGTTTGTGCTTTTAAATCTTTTAACAGGTGGAGCAGGGATAGCAGAAGCAGTTATCACCACTTTAATAGTAAATGCAAGATATGCACTTTATGGAATATCATTTACAGATCTCTTTAAGAAAATGAAAAAAGTCAGACCATATATGATACATACCCTTACAGACGAAGTTTATGCAATTATGTGTTCAGTAAAAGTTCCATTGGGAGTGAATAGAAAGCAGCTCTTTTTAGCCATAGCAGGATTGAGTCATTTTTATTGGGTGCTGGGTGGAGTATTGGGAGCAATACTTGGATCTGCTGTACATTTCAACAGTAAAGGAATAGACTTTGCAATGACTGCTTTGTTTATAGTTATATTTGTAGATCAATTCCTTACTTTTCCAACTAGGACTCCTAGTATATTAGGTGTATTAAGCGGACTTGTTTGTTTGATATTTTTAGGATCAAAAAATATGCTGATTCCTTCTATAATGATCATAATTGTTTTCTTAATAGTTTTTAAATCAAGATTAGAAAAAAAGATAGAAATGGCAAAGAAAAGGGGCGTGAGATAATATGAGACCAGGATTTTTATATTCAGTTTCTATAATAGCAGCAGTAGGAGCTACTTCATATTTTCTGAGAGCTTTTCCCTTTCTTGTATTGAATAAAAAAAATAAAGCAGTAGAAAAGTATATGATGTATTTAGGAAAAGTTTTGCCCCCAGCAGTAATTGGAATACTTATTATATTCTGTTTAAAAGATACCAGTATACTTAAAGCTCCTCATGGAATACCTGAAATACTTGCAGTAGCAGTTGTTGTACTGCTTCATGTATGGAGAAGAAATAGTTTGATAAGTATTTTAGGAGGAACAGCCTTCTATATGTATCTTGTCCAGAAAATATTTTAAGTGTAGCATATGTTACCGAATTTATTTTCTCCATATAGTAATATAAGTGTATAAAGATGTAATAAATGGAGAGGTGACATATAAATGATAAGAAAAATAATAAAAATTGATGAAGAAAAATGTAATGGTTGTGGAATATGTGTTTCAGCTTGTCATGAAGGGGCAATTGGAATGGTAAATGGAAAAGCTAAATTGATGAGAGATGACTATTGTGATGGTTTGGGAGATTGTCTTCCAGGTTGTCCAGTAAATGCAATCAGTTTTGAAGAAAGAGAAGCAGCTGAATATGATGAAGCAGCAGTAAAAGCTAATATGGCAGCTAAAAAAAATGGAGCAGCTCCATCTGTTCATTTTGGATGTCCGGGAATGCAGTCTAAAACTATTGAGAGAAAAACTGAAAAACATGAATCAAATGAAATCAAAGAAGCTGGAGAAATGGAATCTCAACTAAACCAATGGCCTGTACAGATAAAGCTTGTTCCAGTAAATGCACCATATTTTAATAATGCCAACTTATTGATAGCAGCAGATTGTACAGCATATTCTTATGGAGATTTTCATAATAAATTTATGAGAAACAAGATAACTCTTATAGGATGTCCTAAACTAGATGAGGGAGATTATGCAGATAAGTTGACTGCAATTCTTGAAAATAATGATATAAAATCTCTTACTGTAGTACGTATGCAGGTGCCATGTTGTGGTGGAATAGTAAATGCAGTGAAGAAAGCATTGCTTCAAAGCGGCAAATTAATTCCTTGGAACATTGTAACAATATCTACAAATGGAGAAATAATAGAAGATTAATAAATAAAAGATAAGCAAATAAGGAATTAATACCAAAAATTAGAATAATATAAAAAAATAATATAAAAAGAGGTTGAATCATATGAGAAATATCATTCTCTGTATCAGCCTCTTTTTTAATATTTTTTATTAACTATAACGTTTTTGTTTTTCAGCTCTTCTAGTAAGGAGCTTAATCTCTTTCCACATAACATAAGCTGCTCCTATACAACAGATAGTATCTGCCACAGGAAAACTTAATAATACTCCATCAGCTCCCCAGAAAACAGGAAGAATATAAGTAAGAGGAATAGACAAGACAGCTAATCTCAATATAATAAATCTTGTAGTTATCATACCTTTTCCTACAGCCTGAAAATAGTTTGTGCAAGAAAGGTAGATTGCAGTACTTATCATCAAGCCAAGATGTATATATGTTCCCCTTATAGTGTAATCTGTAAGTTCAGGGTCATTTTTTACAAAGAAATTAACAACAGTGTGGGCATTTACAATTACTGCAAATAAAAGGAAGAGTGAAATTATAGCAGTCAGAGTTATTGAAGAATAGAATATCTTCTTTACCCTTTCATAATTCTTAGCTCCCCAGTTATATGACAGAAGAGGCTGCCTTCCTTGATTCAATCCCATATATCCAGTATTTATACAAGTTCTCAGGAGTGAAAGTATTCCCATTCCAGCTAGTGCGATATCTCCCCCATATTTTGCAAGCTGTATATTTAACACATAGACATAAGCTCCATTTAGAAACTGATTAAGAAATCCTGAATTTCCTATATAGAAAACTTTTTTCATAAGTTCATGATCATATCTAATATATTTTATTTTCAAAGTAAGAATATCACTTTTTA
Coding sequences within it:
- a CDS encoding AzlC family ABC transporter permease — its product is MKKALKAAFKATMPVFFGYIFVGMAFGLLCQRNGYNFIWALFIGIGVYSGSMQFVLLNLLTGGAGIAEAVITTLIVNARYALYGISFTDLFKKMKKVRPYMIHTLTDEVYAIMCSVKVPLGVNRKQLFLAIAGLSHFYWVLGGVLGAILGSAVHFNSKGIDFAMTALFIVIFVDQFLTFPTRTPSILGVLSGLVCLIFLGSKNMLIPSIMIIIVFLIVFKSRLEKKIEMAKKRGVR
- a CDS encoding ATP-binding protein, translating into MIRKIIKIDEEKCNGCGICVSACHEGAIGMVNGKAKLMRDDYCDGLGDCLPGCPVNAISFEEREAAEYDEAAVKANMAAKKNGAAPSVHFGCPGMQSKTIERKTEKHESNEIKEAGEMESQLNQWPVQIKLVPVNAPYFNNANLLIAADCTAYSYGDFHNKFMRNKITLIGCPKLDEGDYADKLTAILENNDIKSLTVVRMQVPCCGGIVNAVKKALLQSGKLIPWNIVTISTNGEIIED
- a CDS encoding MATE family efflux transporter; translated protein: MTHQEKEFRDGNILSLLIRFSIPATFAILIGIIYNVTDRYYIGQAVGRNGISALAVTFPILLVLSATGVLFSIGGCALAGIKMGEEKIEDARKVLGTCFFALIAIGAVYTIFGMLFLEEIVSFMGATENSFGYAVEYNKYLFPVTIFQLIYITYCSFVRLEGRPMESMVINLASAIVNIILDYILIMRYGMGMKGAAIATAVANVVPGVILIYHFLKSDILTLKIKYIRYDHELMKKVFYIGNSGFLNQFLNGAYVYVLNIQLAKYGGDIALAGMGILSLLRTCINTGYMGLNQGRQPLLSYNWGAKNYERVKKIFYSSITLTAIISLFLLFAVIVNAHTVVNFFVKNDPELTDYTIRGTYIHLGLMISTAIYLSCTNYFQAVGKGMITTRFIILRLAVLSIPLTYILPVFWGADGVLLSFPVADTICCIGAAYVMWKEIKLLTRRAEKQKRYS
- a CDS encoding branched-chain amino acid transporter permease, coding for MRPGFLYSVSIIAAVGATSYFLRAFPFLVLNKKNKAVEKYMMYLGKVLPPAVIGILIIFCLKDTSILKAPHGIPEILAVAVVVLLHVWRRNSLISILGGTAFYMYLVQKIF